A single Rhodothermales bacterium DNA region contains:
- a CDS encoding ABC transporter substrate-binding protein: protein MSSILYRIFALCLFLVALLLPASAQAQEDVIRKMLIDRDHEIKALLGDKKTLTDAQEDELKELINGVIDFDRMSQDALGAEWSKLTPEQHTEFVKVFSEIVKGQSLADLDIYRLNMTIGDIKVDDDSAHVETTTVYKEKPMNVAYALGFRGNEWRVDDIILDGVSTTEGYARSFQTYVRKRGFDALMASLHKKLDKMSATG from the coding sequence ATGTCTTCAATCCTATACAGAATATTCGCCCTTTGCCTCTTTCTGGTCGCCCTGCTCCTGCCGGCTTCGGCGCAGGCGCAGGAAGATGTCATCCGCAAGATGCTCATCGACCGCGATCATGAAATCAAGGCCCTTCTGGGGGACAAAAAAACGCTTACTGACGCCCAGGAGGATGAACTCAAGGAATTGATCAACGGCGTCATCGACTTCGACCGGATGAGCCAGGATGCGCTCGGCGCCGAGTGGAGCAAATTGACCCCGGAACAGCACACGGAATTTGTCAAAGTTTTTAGCGAAATTGTCAAAGGTCAGTCGCTGGCCGACCTTGACATCTACCGCCTCAACATGACCATCGGTGATATCAAGGTGGACGACGACAGCGCCCATGTTGAAACCACCACGGTCTACAAGGAGAAGCCCATGAACGTGGCGTACGCACTGGGCTTCCGCGGCAATGAATGGCGCGTGGACGACATCATCCTCGACGGTGTGAGCACCACCGAAGGATATGCCCGCTCGTTCCAGACGTATGTGCGGAAACGAGGCTTTGACGCCCTGATGGCCAGCTTGCACAAAAAGCTTGATAAAATGAGCGCGACGGGCTGA
- a CDS encoding dipeptidase has protein sequence MRYPIFDGHNDTLLNLYVPERGQGRSFFERSDIGHIDLPRALEGGFAGGFFAMFTPQADPPKKPAADASPEALAAYVEALQTPVSQERARELTLGMMALLLRIASQSAGRVRVVHDVASLRQCIADGVMAAIMHIEGVEAIDPGLDALYVFYEAGLRSLGPVWSRPNAFGHGVPFAFPGTPDTGPGLTEAGKALVRACNDLGVLIDLSHLNEKGFWDVADRSAHPLIATHSGAHALCASPRNLTDRQLDAIRASGGVVGVNFHVGFLREDGRQEADTPLQRIADHAVYMADRMGIEHVALGSDFDGATMPAELGDVAGLPRLMDTLAANGFGPDDLQKIGYTNWIRVLEATWHG, from the coding sequence ATGCGCTACCCGATCTTCGACGGACACAACGACACCCTGCTCAACCTCTATGTCCCCGAGCGCGGACAGGGGCGATCGTTTTTCGAGCGGAGCGACATCGGCCACATCGACCTGCCCCGGGCGCTGGAGGGAGGCTTCGCCGGCGGTTTTTTCGCCATGTTCACCCCCCAGGCCGATCCCCCCAAAAAACCCGCGGCAGACGCCTCCCCCGAGGCCCTCGCGGCCTACGTCGAGGCCCTGCAAACGCCCGTCTCCCAGGAACGCGCGCGCGAGCTGACGCTGGGCATGATGGCCCTGCTGCTCCGCATCGCGTCGCAATCCGCCGGCCGCGTGCGTGTCGTGCACGACGTCGCGTCGCTCCGCCAGTGCATCGCCGACGGCGTGATGGCGGCTATCATGCACATCGAGGGCGTCGAGGCCATCGACCCGGGCCTGGATGCGCTGTACGTGTTCTACGAAGCCGGCTTACGCTCCCTCGGCCCCGTCTGGAGCCGGCCTAACGCGTTCGGTCATGGCGTGCCCTTCGCCTTCCCCGGCACGCCGGATACCGGGCCGGGCCTGACCGAGGCCGGCAAGGCGCTCGTGCGCGCCTGTAACGACCTCGGCGTGTTGATCGACCTCAGCCATCTCAACGAAAAGGGTTTCTGGGACGTGGCCGACCGGTCCGCACATCCCCTCATCGCCACGCACTCCGGCGCGCACGCGCTATGCGCCTCGCCGCGCAATCTTACTGATCGTCAGCTCGACGCCATCCGCGCCTCGGGCGGGGTAGTCGGCGTCAACTTTCACGTCGGCTTCCTGCGGGAGGACGGTCGGCAGGAGGCCGATACGCCGCTCCAGCGCATCGCCGATCACGCGGTCTATATGGCGGATCGGATGGGCATCGAACACGTGGCGCTGGGGTCCGATTTCGACGGGGCGACCATGCCGGCCGAGCTGGGCGACGTGGCCGGCTTGCCCCGGCTCATGGATACGCTGGCGGCGAACGGTTTCGGGCCCGACGACCTGCAGAAGATCGGCTACACGAACTGGATCCGTGTGTTAGAGGCAACCTGGCACGGTTAA
- a CDS encoding TIGR00730 family Rossman fold protein: protein MIESVCVFCASSGAVQPAYFDVAKQLGFELARRGLTLVYGGGDVGLMGELARAAHAAKGQVVGILPRALNELEGVAYDIADELIITDTMAERKTLLRERSDAFVVLPGGLGTLEEFLEVLTLKQLGYHAKPIVLINTGGIYDPLVRLFEHLHQERFLREHFFNLYHVAPDAPGAMAFLT from the coding sequence ATGATCGAATCGGTCTGCGTATTCTGCGCGTCCAGCGGTGCGGTGCAGCCGGCGTATTTTGACGTGGCAAAACAACTCGGATTCGAGTTGGCGCGGCGCGGTTTGACGCTGGTGTATGGCGGCGGAGATGTCGGCCTGATGGGCGAACTGGCCCGGGCCGCGCACGCCGCGAAGGGACAGGTCGTGGGCATCCTCCCCCGGGCGCTCAACGAACTGGAAGGCGTCGCCTACGACATCGCGGACGAACTCATCATCACCGACACGATGGCCGAGCGCAAGACGCTCCTCCGGGAGCGCTCGGATGCCTTCGTGGTGCTGCCCGGCGGTCTCGGCACCCTCGAGGAATTCCTCGAGGTGCTGACGCTCAAACAACTCGGCTATCACGCCAAGCCGATCGTCCTGATCAACACGGGCGGCATCTACGATCCGCTCGTGCGTCTGTTCGAGCACCTGCACCAGGAGCGTTTCCTGCGCGAGCACTTCTTCAACCTCTACCACGTGGCGCCAGACGCGCCCGGGGCGATGGCTTTTCTGACGTAA
- a CDS encoding Xaa-Pro peptidase family protein, with translation MRIALITLLVVCLTPFATAQRAPLFTQDFSPEEFAARREAVYDAIGASGIALLQGAPSPRGYTRFRQTNEFYYLTGVEVPHALVLLDGASRSATLYLPHRNARREAGEGRMLAAEDTDFFSDLGYAGVYGPELLGEHLGRQLRRAGVTVFTPFSPAEGTAESRDLGLRVNADIASDPWDGRPTREAAFMQLLEQRFPGIVLADLTPTLDALRLVKSDGELALIRKATRLSGLALMEAARSTVPGIMEEELDAVARYIFLRHGAQGDAYYSLIAGGPNAFFPHYHAGKSPLVDGELVLMDYAPDVGYYMSDVTRMWPVNGRFSKEQRELYGFYLACYKAILSHIRPEVTAAQIRREAVKDMDAAFAAASFTKPAHREAARAFVESYRAGSQREDARLGHWVGMATHDVGDYTGPLKPGMVFTIEPALRVPEEMIYIRLEDLIIITEAGAEIVSDFVPMEIEDLERLMEEPGMLQDSAKELDAALMQALDPDMARKR, from the coding sequence ATGCGCATCGCCCTCATCACCCTGCTCGTCGTCTGTCTCACGCCATTCGCCACCGCGCAACGCGCGCCCCTGTTCACGCAGGATTTCAGTCCGGAAGAATTCGCCGCGCGCCGGGAGGCCGTCTACGATGCGATCGGCGCCTCCGGCATCGCCCTGCTGCAGGGAGCGCCCAGCCCGCGAGGCTACACCCGTTTTCGCCAGACGAACGAGTTTTATTACCTGACGGGTGTCGAGGTGCCGCACGCGCTCGTGCTGCTCGACGGCGCCAGCCGTTCGGCGACGCTGTATCTGCCGCACCGCAACGCGCGCCGCGAGGCGGGTGAAGGGCGCATGCTCGCGGCGGAAGACACGGATTTCTTCAGCGACCTGGGGTACGCCGGCGTATATGGCCCGGAGTTGCTCGGTGAACACCTCGGCCGCCAGCTCCGCCGGGCCGGCGTCACTGTGTTCACGCCGTTCAGCCCGGCCGAAGGCACGGCGGAAAGCCGGGATCTGGGGCTCCGCGTCAATGCCGACATCGCGTCCGACCCCTGGGACGGGCGCCCCACGCGGGAGGCCGCCTTCATGCAGCTCCTGGAGCAGCGCTTTCCCGGCATCGTCCTCGCCGACCTCACCCCGACCCTCGACGCGCTCCGTCTCGTAAAAAGCGACGGCGAGCTGGCCCTCATCCGCAAGGCGACCCGGCTGTCGGGTCTCGCGCTCATGGAAGCGGCGCGGTCGACCGTGCCCGGCATCATGGAAGAAGAACTCGACGCGGTCGCGCGCTACATCTTCCTGCGGCATGGCGCCCAGGGCGACGCCTACTACTCCCTCATCGCCGGCGGCCCCAACGCGTTTTTCCCCCACTATCACGCCGGCAAGAGCCCGCTGGTCGACGGCGAGCTGGTCCTGATGGACTACGCGCCGGACGTCGGGTACTACATGAGCGATGTCACCCGGATGTGGCCCGTCAACGGCCGCTTCAGCAAGGAGCAGCGCGAACTGTACGGGTTTTATCTGGCCTGCTACAAGGCCATCCTGAGCCACATCCGGCCCGAGGTGACGGCGGCCCAGATCCGCCGCGAGGCCGTCAAGGACATGGACGCCGCGTTCGCCGCCGCATCGTTCACCAAACCGGCTCACCGGGAGGCGGCGCGCGCCTTCGTCGAAAGCTACCGCGCCGGCAGCCAGCGCGAGGATGCGCGGCTCGGTCACTGGGTGGGGATGGCCACGCACGACGTGGGCGACTACACCGGCCCGCTGAAGCCGGGCATGGTCTTCACGATCGAGCCGGCGCTGCGCGTCCCGGAAGAGATGATCTACATCCGGCTCGAAGACCTCATCATCATCACCGAAGCCGGAGCCGAAATCGTATCCGATTTTGTGCCGATGGAGATCGAGGACCTGGAGCGGCTGATGGAAGAGCCTGGAATGCTTCAGGACTCGGCGAAAGAGCTGGATGCGGCGCTGATGCAGGCGCTGGATCCAGACATGGCGCGCAAGCGCTAG
- a CDS encoding TolC family protein, translating to MLRSLTLAGLLLATFAASTRAQAPAGDTMRVSVAQAIQRAVTASPEIGDVASQRDFAAARYELARASRFLTEFNLNTGHSVAPGLKGIGDTPTDRLYLNPDIRNDWSDLSMYYQIQAEAIQPIYTWGELSGNLRAARQGVAVEEASVDIRQAEVALRTGELFYSVLLADELFRLTDRAGDIVDQAKREIRRLLDEGAEGVDDADLFQVQITEQEFLRRVVEVTQRRETARTALKRQLFIPDGTVVLPDAITLEPVDYAPDALEAYFERAFAHRPELRKARAGFAARDALVDVARSQYYPKLFAGVSSNLSGADGRYRQPTPYVGDPFRGRSFKAGLGLRQNLNVFQTRARVQQAEAERNQVYYQQEGLEQLILFQVEEAYRNLIVARAALDAQNESLRISKDWLRAEMVNFDLDLGDTENLVKAVQAELQIEAQYYETVQRYNITVLRLLNACGLLVDQAQGGTLVE from the coding sequence ATGCTCCGATCGCTGACGCTCGCCGGCCTGCTGCTGGCGACCTTCGCCGCGAGCACCCGGGCGCAGGCGCCGGCCGGCGACACGATGCGCGTCTCCGTCGCCCAGGCCATCCAGCGCGCGGTGACGGCAAGCCCGGAGATCGGCGATGTCGCCTCGCAGCGGGACTTCGCGGCCGCGCGGTACGAACTGGCGCGCGCCAGCCGCTTCCTGACCGAATTTAATCTGAATACCGGGCATTCGGTAGCCCCGGGGCTCAAAGGGATCGGCGACACGCCGACCGACCGGCTCTACCTCAACCCGGACATCCGCAACGACTGGAGCGACCTCAGCATGTATTATCAGATACAGGCCGAGGCCATCCAGCCCATCTACACCTGGGGCGAACTGAGCGGCAACCTCCGCGCCGCGCGGCAGGGCGTGGCGGTGGAAGAGGCCTCCGTCGACATCCGCCAGGCCGAAGTGGCGCTCCGCACCGGCGAGCTGTTCTATAGCGTGTTGCTGGCCGACGAGCTGTTCCGGCTGACCGACCGCGCCGGCGACATCGTCGATCAGGCCAAGCGGGAGATTCGCCGGCTGCTGGACGAAGGGGCCGAGGGGGTGGACGACGCCGATCTTTTTCAGGTCCAGATCACCGAGCAGGAGTTCCTTCGCCGCGTCGTCGAGGTAACCCAGCGCCGCGAAACGGCGCGCACGGCGCTGAAGCGACAGCTTTTCATCCCGGACGGGACGGTCGTCCTCCCCGACGCCATCACGCTCGAGCCCGTCGACTACGCGCCGGATGCGCTCGAAGCGTATTTCGAGCGGGCGTTTGCGCATCGACCGGAGTTGCGGAAGGCCCGCGCCGGGTTTGCCGCGCGGGATGCGCTGGTCGACGTCGCCCGGTCGCAGTATTACCCCAAGCTGTTCGCCGGCGTGTCGTCCAACCTGTCGGGCGCCGACGGGCGCTACCGGCAGCCGACCCCGTATGTCGGCGACCCGTTCCGGGGCCGCTCGTTCAAGGCCGGCCTGGGCCTGCGGCAAAACCTCAACGTCTTCCAGACGCGCGCGCGCGTCCAGCAGGCCGAGGCGGAGCGCAATCAGGTGTATTATCAGCAGGAGGGGCTGGAGCAACTGATCCTGTTTCAGGTTGAAGAAGCCTACCGGAACCTGATCGTAGCCCGCGCCGCGCTCGATGCACAAAACGAATCGCTGCGCATCAGCAAGGATTGGCTGCGCGCCGAGATGGTCAACTTCGACCTCGACCTCGGCGATACGGAGAATCTGGTCAAGGCCGTCCAGGCCGAGCTCCAGATCGAAGCCCAGTATTACGAAACGGTACAGCGATACAACATCACGGTGCTGCGCTTACTCAACGCGTGCGGCCTCCTCGTCGACCAGGCGCAGGGTGGCACACTCGTTGAATAA
- a CDS encoding TRAP transporter substrate-binding protein: MERRDFLKKSTLTAAAAGGVLAGCGSGPDGAGAPAVQTQPNIRWRLISSFPRSLDTIFGAAEVFAQRVSALTDGRFDIRVYPAGEIVPYDQVLESVQKGTVQIGHGASYYFKGLNPALSFDCTVPFGFTARQQNAWMYHGGGLEIMREVFADFNVINFPCGNTGTQMGGWFRREINGLQDMRGLKMRIPGLGGEVMHEMGVGVELIAAGEVYPALERGAIDAAEWVGPYDDEKLGFYRVAKYYYYPGWWEPGPGLSLYVNKGAYDQLPAAYQEAISTAAAAASIAMLASYDAKNPPALQRLLDAGVNLRRFSNDVMAEAEKKAFEIMEAQAAAEPGYGRVYAAFKQFRDSSYKWFSTAENAYASFAFEHARSNS, encoded by the coding sequence ATGGAAAGAAGGGATTTTCTCAAGAAGTCTACCCTCACGGCCGCGGCAGCCGGCGGCGTGCTGGCAGGTTGCGGCTCCGGCCCCGATGGCGCCGGCGCGCCGGCCGTTCAGACGCAACCGAACATCCGGTGGCGGCTGATCTCCAGCTTTCCCCGCTCGCTCGACACGATTTTCGGCGCCGCCGAGGTCTTCGCGCAACGCGTCTCGGCCCTGACCGATGGACGATTCGACATCCGCGTCTATCCGGCCGGCGAAATCGTGCCGTATGACCAGGTGCTCGAATCGGTGCAGAAAGGCACCGTCCAGATCGGTCACGGCGCGAGCTATTATTTCAAGGGGCTCAACCCGGCGCTCTCGTTCGACTGCACCGTGCCCTTCGGCTTCACCGCCCGCCAGCAAAATGCCTGGATGTACCACGGCGGCGGCCTCGAAATCATGCGCGAGGTGTTCGCGGACTTCAACGTCATCAACTTTCCCTGCGGCAATACTGGTACGCAGATGGGAGGCTGGTTTCGCCGAGAGATCAACGGTCTGCAGGACATGCGCGGCCTCAAGATGCGCATTCCCGGTCTCGGCGGCGAGGTGATGCACGAAATGGGCGTGGGCGTCGAACTCATCGCGGCCGGCGAGGTCTACCCGGCGCTCGAACGCGGCGCCATCGACGCGGCGGAATGGGTCGGACCCTACGACGACGAGAAGCTGGGCTTCTATCGCGTAGCGAAGTACTACTACTACCCCGGATGGTGGGAGCCGGGCCCCGGCCTGTCGCTCTACGTCAACAAGGGCGCGTACGACCAGCTGCCCGCTGCCTATCAGGAAGCGATCTCCACGGCGGCCGCGGCGGCATCCATCGCGATGCTCGCGAGCTACGACGCGAAAAATCCGCCGGCCCTGCAGCGCCTGCTCGATGCCGGCGTCAACCTCCGCCGCTTCTCGAACGACGTCATGGCGGAAGCCGAGAAGAAGGCGTTCGAGATCATGGAAGCCCAGGCCGCTGCCGAGCCGGGGTATGGGCGGGTGTACGCGGCCTTTAAACAGTTCCGCGACAGCTCCTACAAATGGTTCTCGACCGCGGAGAATGCGTATGCCTCGTTCGCATTCGAACACGCGCGGTCGAATTCATGA